The Tepidibacter aestuarii genome contains a region encoding:
- a CDS encoding FeoA family protein — MQTTLKDLDIDKKCIVLELLNQGISRRRMLDLGIVPGASIEVIRKSPLGEPKLYKIKGALIALRKEETVNILVKIIEK, encoded by the coding sequence ATGCAAACAACTCTTAAAGACCTAGATATAGACAAAAAGTGTATAGTTTTAGAGCTTTTAAATCAAGGAATATCTAGAAGAAGAATGTTAGATTTAGGTATAGTACCTGGAGCATCTATAGAGGTTATACGAAAAAGTCCTCTAGGTGAGCCTAAGCTTTATAAAATAAAGGGAGCGCTTATAGCTCTTAGAAAAGAAGAAACAGTTAATATATTAGTGAAAATTATTGAAAAGTAA
- a CDS encoding metal-dependent transcriptional regulator, with amino-acid sequence MLSPSLEDYLEEAYRLSLYNEEIRVKDIARCLNFSMPSVVKGLKKLDELGYIRYKPYQKIKLLDKGKRKGKFLVDRNSILKQFITIIGAECDIDQEAEAMEHYFSIETIKSIEKLIVVLKENEDIAKKIQDLQMNSVLDI; translated from the coding sequence ATGTTATCTCCAAGTCTTGAGGATTATTTAGAGGAAGCGTATAGGCTTTCTTTATATAATGAAGAAATTAGAGTAAAAGATATAGCTAGGTGTTTAAATTTTTCAATGCCGTCTGTAGTTAAAGGGCTCAAAAAATTAGATGAGCTTGGATATATAAGATATAAGCCTTATCAAAAGATAAAATTATTAGATAAGGGAAAGAGAAAAGGCAAATTTTTAGTGGACAGAAATTCTATATTAAAACAGTTTATAACTATAATAGGAGCTGAATGTGATATTGATCAAGAAGCAGAGGCTATGGAACATTATTTTAGTATAGAAACCATAAAGTCTATAGAAAAATTGATAGTTGTTTTAAAAGAAAATGAAGATATAGCAAAAAAAATACAGGATTTACAAATGAATAGTGTACTAGATATATAA
- a CDS encoding Na+/H+ antiporter family protein: MLMNPVVISVILMTALCLMRLNVILSLIIAAISAGVLSGISIDEIMNVFINGMGGNTETALSYILLGALACAIHKTGLADILARKIAKLIKGKSVILVILIAIISIFSQNLIPVHIAFIPILIPPLLGIMNNLKIDRRAVACSLTFGLQMPYMCIPAGFGLIFHNIIRDQMNANGMNVQTDMIWKAMVLPGIGMIIGLLIAVFITYRKPREYTSEDICIDEVACTLDTNMDKKHYVSMMAALSALTVQLTLGSLPLGALVGIIIMVLFRAIKWSDIDYIVSDGINTMGFIAFVMLVASGYGAVIRATGGVETLVQSGSILMGSSKLIAATTMILLGLIITMGIGTSFGTIPIIAAIYVPLASSIGFSSMATIILIGTAAALGDAGSPASDSTLGPTSGLNVDNQHNHIWDTCIPTFLHYNIPLIIFGIVGALIF; this comes from the coding sequence ATGCTGATGAATCCAGTTGTAATATCTGTTATATTAATGACCGCATTATGTCTTATGAGACTCAATGTTATTTTATCTTTGATAATAGCTGCTATTAGTGCAGGAGTATTATCAGGAATTTCTATTGATGAAATTATGAATGTATTTATAAATGGAATGGGTGGGAATACAGAAACAGCTCTTAGTTATATTTTATTAGGAGCTTTAGCATGTGCTATTCACAAAACAGGGTTAGCGGATATATTAGCTAGAAAAATTGCTAAATTAATAAAAGGAAAATCTGTTATATTAGTTATTTTAATTGCAATTATAAGTATTTTTTCTCAAAATCTTATACCTGTTCATATCGCATTTATACCTATATTAATTCCACCGTTACTAGGAATTATGAATAATCTTAAAATAGATAGAAGAGCTGTTGCCTGTTCGTTGACATTTGGTCTTCAAATGCCGTATATGTGTATACCCGCTGGATTTGGACTTATATTCCATAACATTATAAGAGATCAGATGAATGCTAATGGAATGAATGTACAAACTGATATGATATGGAAAGCTATGGTTTTACCGGGAATAGGAATGATTATAGGTTTACTAATAGCGGTATTTATAACTTATAGAAAACCTAGGGAATATACATCTGAAGATATATGTATAGATGAAGTTGCATGTACTTTGGATACAAATATGGATAAAAAACACTATGTTTCTATGATGGCTGCATTATCAGCTTTAACAGTACAGTTGACATTAGGATCGCTTCCTTTAGGAGCTTTAGTTGGTATAATTATAATGGTATTATTTAGAGCTATAAAATGGAGTGATATAGATTATATTGTAAGTGATGGTATAAATACTATGGGATTTATAGCATTTGTTATGTTAGTAGCATCAGGTTATGGGGCTGTTATTAGAGCAACAGGAGGCGTTGAAACTTTAGTTCAGTCGGGATCTATTCTTATGGGATCTAGTAAGTTAATAGCAGCAACGACTATGATTTTATTAGGTCTTATAATAACTATGGGAATAGGAACTTCATTTGGAACTATACCTATAATAGCAGCTATATATGTGCCGCTTGCATCTTCTATTGGATTTAGTAGCATGGCAACTATAATACTTATAGGAACAGCAGCAGCTCTTGGAGATGCGGGATCACCTGCTTCGGATAGTACACTTGGGCCGACTTCTGGTCTTAATGTAGATAATCAACACAACCACATTTGGGATACTTGTATTCCTACTTTTTTACACTATAATATTCCTCTTATTATATTTGGAATTGTGGGAGCTTTAATATTTTAA
- a CDS encoding sulfite exporter TauE/SafE family protein, with amino-acid sequence MAKILLGIMIASGIPFTFMLVQSYMKRKAEGRLEEESFIKMGLIGALANFFDTLGLSSFAIETSLFKNFNLVSDEKLPGTLNVGATIPTLFQACIFIASVNVEPLTLFSMIVAALAGAIVGAGLISKLPKKTIQLAMGIALFSMAIILLAGQLNLFPVGGDAMGLHGTKLIIAIVGNFIFGALNTLGIGLFAPCMTLVYMLGMSPIAAFPIMMGSCALLLPFAGMKFIKEDTHSAQGSMAVNVMGPIGVLIAAFLVKSMDVYLLKWLLIFVVVYTTFMMFKSYKETTAKENKRVA; translated from the coding sequence ATGGCAAAAATACTTTTAGGAATTATGATTGCTTCTGGAATTCCATTTACTTTCATGCTTGTTCAATCTTACATGAAGAGAAAAGCAGAAGGTAGATTAGAAGAAGAAAGTTTTATTAAAATGGGTTTAATAGGAGCTTTAGCAAACTTTTTTGACACTTTAGGTCTTAGTAGTTTCGCTATAGAAACATCTTTATTTAAAAACTTTAATTTAGTTAGCGATGAAAAATTACCTGGAACATTAAATGTTGGTGCAACAATCCCAACTTTATTTCAGGCTTGTATATTTATAGCATCTGTTAATGTTGAACCTTTAACTTTATTCTCTATGATAGTTGCAGCACTTGCAGGTGCAATTGTAGGAGCTGGACTTATATCTAAGCTTCCTAAAAAAACTATACAACTTGCAATGGGAATAGCTTTATTCTCAATGGCAATAATATTACTTGCTGGACAATTAAACCTTTTCCCAGTGGGTGGAGATGCTATGGGTCTTCATGGAACTAAGCTTATAATAGCTATAGTTGGTAACTTTATATTTGGAGCTTTAAATACTTTAGGTATAGGACTTTTTGCTCCATGTATGACTTTGGTTTACATGTTAGGTATGTCTCCAATAGCAGCATTCCCTATAATGATGGGTTCTTGTGCACTTTTATTACCTTTTGCTGGTATGAAGTTTATAAAGGAAGATACTCACTCTGCTCAAGGTTCTATGGCAGTTAACGTTATGGGTCCAATCGGAGTTTTAATAGCTGCATTTTTAGTTAAGTCTATGGATGTTTACCTATTAAAATGGTTATTAATATTCGTTGTTGTATACACAACATTCATGATGTTCAAATCATATAAAGAAACAACTGCTAAAGAAAACAAAAGAGTAGCTTAG
- a CDS encoding stalk domain-containing protein, producing the protein MKKLILSLIFAALLLGNSTSYAQSYLMHTVQTGDTYTSIAKEYNTSIDSIRSLNNISEYNLNSGSLIKIKPIKDQKTISIKIDGKVVYTDQNPYIENSRTFVPIRFISENLGADVSWDEDSQEAILEYEDKNIKLPVYSSTATINESTVYLDAPVNIYNARTFVPVRFVAEAFSCSVNWDSYNYVVDIQTKGYIPSHENTVKPNVPSYSSEDLYWLSRLVEAESQGEPYEGKLAVANVIINRKNSELFPNSIKGVIFDDNYGIQYTPVANGRIYNTPSDASIQATKQALEGHNNISTCLYFLNPRKSTNNWIVWHRSYYKTIQNHDFYL; encoded by the coding sequence ATGAAAAAACTAATATTGAGCTTAATTTTTGCTGCTCTGCTACTAGGTAATTCTACTTCCTATGCACAGTCATATCTTATGCATACGGTCCAAACCGGAGATACCTATACTTCTATTGCAAAGGAGTATAATACAAGTATAGATAGTATTCGTTCATTAAATAACATATCAGAATACAATCTTAACTCTGGAAGTTTAATAAAGATCAAGCCTATAAAAGATCAAAAAACTATATCTATCAAAATAGATGGTAAAGTAGTTTATACAGATCAAAATCCTTATATAGAAAATTCACGTACATTTGTTCCTATAAGATTTATATCAGAAAATCTAGGTGCAGATGTATCATGGGATGAAGATTCACAAGAAGCTATATTAGAATATGAGGACAAGAATATCAAATTGCCAGTATACTCTAGTACAGCTACTATAAACGAATCTACAGTGTATCTTGATGCCCCTGTGAACATATATAATGCAAGAACATTCGTACCCGTTCGCTTTGTAGCCGAGGCATTTAGCTGTTCTGTCAACTGGGATAGCTATAACTATGTAGTGGATATTCAAACTAAAGGTTACATACCTTCTCATGAAAATACAGTTAAGCCTAATGTTCCTAGCTATTCTAGCGAAGATTTATATTGGCTATCTAGATTAGTAGAAGCTGAATCTCAAGGAGAACCCTACGAAGGAAAACTAGCTGTTGCCAATGTTATAATAAATAGAAAAAATAGTGAATTATTCCCTAATAGTATAAAAGGAGTTATATTTGATGATAACTATGGAATTCAATATACTCCAGTTGCTAATGGTAGAATATATAATACCCCTTCAGATGCTAGTATTCAAGCTACAAAACAAGCACTTGAAGGACATAATAATATATCAACATGTCTTTACTTCTTGAATCCAAGAAAGTCAACTAACAATTGGATAGTATGGCATAGATCTTACTATAAAACCATTCAAAATCACGATTTCTATTTATAG
- a CDS encoding aminopeptidase encodes MNSFNENLKKYASLAIKVGVNIQKGQTLIINSPIECAEFTRIVAKCAYDNGAKNVHVRWGDEDLALIKYLNAPDEAFDEFPKWEADGLEELAKNGAAVISISASNPELLKDVDPKRIAAANKARSLALKNYREYIMNSTISWCVVSIPTKAWAKKVFSDVSEDDAVQKLWDNIFKIVRVDKDDPIKAWDIHLKTLNDRVEFLNNKNFKSLHFKSSVTDLTIELPKDHLWAGGGEYNAKKTYFVANMPTEEVFTMPLKTGINGTVKNTKPFNYAGNLIDDFTLTFKDGKVVDFKAEVGHETLKKLLETDEGASYIGEVALVAYDSPISNSNIIFYNTLFDENASCHLAFGMAYPTCIKNGTQMSSVELQKAGANDSLIHEDFMIGSDDMDIVAETHDREKVQIFENGNWVI; translated from the coding sequence ATGAATAGTTTTAATGAAAATCTAAAAAAATATGCTTCACTTGCAATTAAAGTCGGTGTTAATATTCAAAAAGGACAGACACTTATAATAAACTCTCCTATAGAGTGTGCTGAGTTTACGAGAATAGTAGCTAAATGTGCTTATGACAATGGAGCTAAAAATGTTCATGTAAGATGGGGCGATGAAGATTTAGCTCTTATCAAATATTTGAATGCACCAGATGAAGCATTTGACGAGTTTCCTAAATGGGAAGCTGACGGTCTTGAAGAGTTAGCTAAAAACGGTGCTGCAGTTATATCTATATCAGCTTCTAATCCAGAACTTTTAAAGGATGTAGATCCAAAGAGAATTGCAGCTGCTAATAAAGCAAGATCTCTTGCTCTAAAAAATTATAGAGAGTACATAATGAACAGTACTATATCTTGGTGTGTAGTTTCTATTCCAACTAAAGCTTGGGCTAAAAAAGTATTCTCTGATGTATCAGAAGATGATGCAGTTCAAAAGCTTTGGGATAATATATTTAAAATAGTTAGAGTTGATAAAGATGATCCTATAAAAGCTTGGGATATTCATTTAAAAACTTTAAATGACAGGGTTGAGTTTTTAAATAATAAAAACTTTAAATCACTTCACTTTAAGTCAAGTGTAACAGACCTTACTATAGAACTTCCAAAAGATCATTTATGGGCTGGTGGCGGAGAGTACAATGCTAAGAAAACATATTTTGTCGCAAATATGCCTACAGAAGAAGTATTTACAATGCCTCTTAAAACAGGTATAAATGGAACTGTTAAAAATACAAAACCTTTTAACTACGCAGGTAATTTAATAGATGATTTTACTTTAACATTCAAAGACGGTAAAGTTGTAGATTTTAAAGCTGAAGTTGGTCATGAAACGTTAAAAAAATTATTAGAAACAGATGAAGGTGCTTCTTATATTGGTGAAGTAGCTTTAGTTGCTTATGATTCACCTATATCAAACTCAAATATAATATTTTATAATACTTTATTCGATGAAAATGCATCTTGCCATCTAGCATTTGGAATGGCTTATCCTACATGTATAAAAAATGGAACTCAGATGAGTTCTGTAGAGCTTCAAAAAGCTGGTGCTAATGATTCATTAATCCACGAAGACTTTATGATAGGTTCTGATGATATGGATATAGTAGCTGAAACTCATGATAGAGAAAAAGTTCAAATATTCGAAAATGGTAATTGGGTGATATAA
- a CDS encoding DegV family protein, producing MIKIIADSTCDLSQDLIDKYDIGIAPLTINIDGKVYKDRIDIKPDRFYSIIENLVKEPTTAMPSPTEYLKIMNEAVVNGYTQIICISMSSGTSGSYQSAVIAKDYFYDEHEGSNVDIHIVDSKCMSHGSGWLVLKSAILKEQGMSFEEIVEFNETYKINVKHFLSVDDLDHLIKSGRLSNSSAFIGKILKIKPIMSMKKGKGAIVAKERGRKRVLKHYVDEFISRNDKEATDFIIIGYTSDISVAQNLENKIKKETDFKGDIYIMQMGVAVGTHVGLGAISMYYIEKGHKKDNLLINEVNGLMEKKAEIMERIKNTKLNS from the coding sequence ATGATAAAAATTATAGCAGATTCAACTTGTGATTTATCTCAAGATTTAATAGATAAGTATGATATTGGGATAGCTCCGTTGACGATTAATATAGATGGGAAAGTTTATAAGGATAGAATAGATATAAAACCAGATAGATTTTACAGTATAATCGAAAATTTAGTGAAAGAGCCAACAACTGCTATGCCAAGTCCTACAGAATATCTGAAGATAATGAATGAAGCTGTAGTAAATGGATATACACAGATAATATGTATATCCATGTCAAGTGGGACAAGTGGTTCTTATCAATCAGCAGTTATAGCTAAGGATTATTTTTATGATGAGCATGAAGGCTCTAATGTTGATATTCATATAGTTGATTCAAAGTGTATGAGCCATGGCAGTGGATGGTTGGTTTTAAAAAGTGCTATATTAAAAGAGCAAGGAATGAGTTTTGAAGAAATAGTAGAATTCAATGAGACATATAAGATAAATGTTAAGCATTTCTTATCTGTTGATGATTTAGATCACTTAATAAAAAGTGGAAGACTTTCAAATTCAAGTGCTTTTATAGGAAAGATATTAAAGATTAAACCAATAATGAGTATGAAAAAGGGAAAGGGAGCAATAGTAGCAAAGGAAAGAGGCCGTAAGAGAGTTTTAAAGCATTATGTAGATGAATTTATAAGTAGAAATGATAAAGAAGCTACAGATTTTATAATAATAGGATATACATCTGATATTAGTGTGGCTCAGAATTTAGAGAATAAGATAAAAAAAGAAACTGATTTTAAAGGCGATATATATATTATGCAGATGGGAGTAGCAGTTGGAACTCATGTAGGACTTGGAGCTATATCTATGTATTATATAGAGAAAGGACATAAAAAAGATAATCTTCTTATAAATGAAGTAAATGGGCTAATGGAAAAAAAAGCTGAGATAATGGAAAGAATAAAAAATACAAAATTGAATTCTTAA
- a CDS encoding ABC transporter ATP-binding protein codes for MNVIETNNLTKSYGKSRGIDDISFSVKEGEVFGFIGPNGAGKSTTIRTLLSLIYPTSGTAKIFGKDIVQYGPEIKKEIGYLPSEVFYYDNMKVIDLLKYSASFYEKDCSKRIDYLANAMNLDLNKKIDDLSFGNKKKVGIVQGLLHEPKLIILDEPTSGLDPLMQQKFFDLLEEENKKGATILFSSHILSEVQRLCDRVAIIKEGKIIKLEKMSTLKENTYKKFKIETLSKTNKDYFNIAGVNKLESKGNIVTFIFKGDVNSVIKKISSVEISNLWIEEPDLEEIFMHYYSEEE; via the coding sequence ATGAATGTTATTGAAACCAACAATTTAACTAAAAGTTATGGTAAATCAAGGGGAATTGACGATATAAGCTTTAGTGTTAAGGAGGGAGAGGTTTTTGGATTTATCGGGCCAAACGGTGCTGGCAAATCAACAACTATTAGAACACTGTTATCTCTGATATATCCAACTAGCGGAACTGCTAAGATATTTGGCAAGGATATTGTACAATATGGTCCTGAAATAAAAAAAGAAATTGGTTATTTACCATCTGAAGTTTTTTATTATGACAATATGAAGGTTATTGATCTTTTAAAGTATTCAGCTAGTTTTTATGAAAAAGACTGCAGTAAAAGAATAGATTATTTAGCAAATGCAATGAATCTTGACTTAAATAAAAAAATCGATGACTTGTCATTTGGAAATAAAAAGAAAGTCGGTATAGTTCAAGGCCTACTTCATGAACCTAAATTAATTATTCTTGATGAACCTACCAGTGGGCTAGACCCCCTTATGCAACAGAAATTCTTCGATTTACTTGAAGAAGAAAATAAGAAAGGTGCAACAATTTTGTTTTCCTCCCATATTTTAAGTGAAGTCCAAAGATTGTGCGATCGTGTAGCTATTATTAAAGAAGGTAAAATAATCAAATTAGAAAAAATGTCTACTCTAAAAGAAAATACCTATAAAAAATTCAAGATTGAAACTTTATCAAAAACAAATAAAGATTACTTTAATATTGCTGGCGTAAATAAGTTAGAATCAAAGGGAAATATAGTCACCTTCATATTTAAGGGTGATGTCAATTCAGTTATAAAAAAGATTTCATCCGTTGAAATATCCAACCTTTGGATAGAAGAACCTGACCTGGAAGAGATCTTTATGCATTATTATTCAGAGGAGGAATAA
- a CDS encoding ABC transporter permease subunit: MNIFLHELKAYRKSSIIWTLSLVVVVIIFFSLFPSFSRDIEQIKNLLEGFPKSIRNIIGISLESFDNILGYYSFPLSFIILIGAIQAMNFGVSIVSKEIRQKTADFLLTKPIKRTQILTSKILAVTTSLIATNIIYILAANIIASIVKNEDYSFKIFFMVSITLLFVQLIFMSLGVIISVILPRIKSVLPISLATVFVFYFISFLSSADSDDIIRYITPFKYFDPAYIIKNGAYETPFIIISLLVIIVSIIASYAIYDKKDIHTV, encoded by the coding sequence ATGAATATATTTTTACATGAACTAAAGGCCTATAGAAAATCCAGTATTATATGGACTTTATCCTTAGTTGTGGTAGTTATTATATTTTTTTCACTTTTCCCTTCATTCTCACGTGATATTGAGCAAATCAAAAATTTATTGGAAGGCTTCCCTAAATCTATAAGAAACATAATAGGTATTTCCCTGGAAAGTTTTGATAATATTTTAGGATACTACTCTTTCCCCTTATCATTTATAATTTTAATCGGAGCAATTCAAGCTATGAATTTTGGTGTTTCAATTGTATCAAAGGAAATACGCCAAAAAACAGCAGATTTTTTGTTAACAAAACCTATTAAACGAACTCAAATTTTAACGTCTAAGATACTGGCAGTAACTACATCTTTAATAGCTACAAATATAATTTATATATTAGCCGCAAACATCATTGCATCTATTGTAAAGAATGAAGACTATAGCTTTAAAATATTCTTTATGGTCTCTATTACATTGTTATTTGTACAACTAATATTTATGTCATTAGGCGTTATTATCTCAGTTATTTTGCCTAGAATCAAATCAGTTTTACCTATTTCTCTTGCTACTGTATTTGTTTTCTATTTTATAAGCTTTTTAAGTTCAGCAGATAGTGATGATATTATTAGATATATAACTCCTTTTAAATACTTTGATCCTGCTTATATTATAAAAAATGGTGCTTATGAAACACCCTTTATCATTATATCCTTATTAGTTATTATTGTTTCTATTATAGCAAGCTATGCTATATATGATAAAAAGGATATTCATACAGTTTAA